TTCgtctgtagctgggacagaatataggcacttatgttgatttttacaaccaacaacagagcaatttgcgtgtctagctctgagcgacgatATAGCGgaacactgctatcttaccgcCGGACACACCGaccttcacctcggggatgaacgcccccctctcggatatctccggggagaggggggagtgcTTTCGTGCAGAGGAGCccggcctatgcaaatcactcctgtcgttacgtaacgacaggagctgaatctgaacagcctgtaggagccccgttttaccagtgggtgggctgcagagaccatgcaggactcatttgctttcctcattcctcatgggagttggtaggctcagggaggaccagtttatatatgtagagaccagagaaaacgtgtttttcataatatgggacctttaacgTTATATTATTATAGAGGTCCAGTACAACAGCGCCTTTAAATGTGACCTCAGTAATAAACATATAACTGTTAGttgtatttatacatttctgACAATGTCACCAAAACCTGAACATTATAAACCTTGTAGAGTTTACGGCAGAGTGTTGTATTGAATTGAATTAGATTGTAACGTGCAACAGTTAACGttacctaataaagtggccactgacTGTATATAACTTACTTAACTTAAAGTATAAAGtgtaaaaagtataaagtataaacttaaaataaatatagtataatataaatatatgtatacatacacatatatacgtATAAAGTATACAACTTACATAACTTAAATTTCGGACGCAGccacagtatatatataatgttaagTTACAGTACATAttatacacacagagacacacacagtatactgtatatatttaataaacttAACCATTAAATTACACATAAACTTGCTGCTAACAGTTAAGGTTAAAATCCGTTGGAGTAACGTTAACGTTAGTTGCTTACCATTTCCAGAAATTTGATGATTATCTGGCAACGAAGATGCCTGCGAGTTACAGAACGAGTTCGCCTGCGGTTCGCATTTATTATTGTGTGGCTTCTTATTGGATGCATACCAAGGAtgtattattagattattattattagatgtaTTAAAAGAGTATTATTGCAGATTGCCAGTAGAGGTGAGGTTGGCACGGGTTACCACGGTTACACTTCTCCAATCCAACCGTCAAGAGGCTCTCAGGAAGTGCGTCACTTCCGGGCTAAGCAGTGCGTCGGAATAGATGCATACTACTGTTTTTCACTCAAAAGTATGTTGAACGATAGTACGCATATTGAGTATGTAGTGTATAGTATGGATtttcaaaagctgaaaaggcagacaagctgaaaagcacaaggctGAATGGGCTTAAAAAGCTGAccagtttctctagctgaacgtatgctggAGCAGTAACAGAACCAAagttgaaaatgtccccataagaatgaatgggaaagcACCTCCCAAATCCCTGCAAGTCTAGAAATAAGTGCAATGGTTAttgccaaaatatgtatacagtgagtaacgggagacattgctgaaccctgtgatgtgttttttatttctgtagattGAAAAATGAGGGCGCTAGAGCGAGATACAAAACAGGTACCGTCTGCTCTCCTCCAGAAttttaggctcaaaattaacaatgcggcttatgggggagttgctcCAGTACTTGTCGCTATAGGGcttctacagccaaaagtttgagtcctacatctgaaataagaccatcagctgaaagccaacaagatttcctacatttctatgtatatattgtctacgtgaagtaaaagatgtgggatccaaatcaagctgaagtgaattttttctaaagtttttgcagctgctctccactctagcgatgatgtcacgcactctagctcacgcaatacacacccattataaaaccagaagacgagctaaaaatccttaaaactaaaactgtgattatttcaaaaccgtaaaatattttaaaaagctgaaaacatgccCAATAGTTCAAAGTCTTGTAACTTGGagaaagttggaatggtgtctgtagctcaaagtatgagggacaaGAACAGGTgattttgaagaggatttgaagattttcccattcaATTGGCTATATGCCAAACGTTGTGGTGACGTACTTCCACTTAAAGGTCAGCCAGCGCGAACACTTCGGTGGCCATccgctttgtttgttttggtagGTAGCCGCTAAGCTAACGTAAGTCCCGTTACGTAATGACTTACAGATACGTGTCCGGTCCGGCTCCGCTCCGTCATGGCAGCGGTTTCACGGCGgtctatgtgtttacttccactggctccgctgcgttgtgtatttcagttttttcgAAGCTCTGCGTATCTGCTCCAGAAGGctccggactgccggagctgcaacgGAGCAGATACGCAATGCAGCTTACCTTATTTTGtgttctgtgattattttgctGTCCTCAAAATATACACAACGAATAAAAGCAACAAGAAAGCTGAAAAGTATAAGGCTGCTGAAAGAGCTTGAAGAGCTGAACCATTTGATAGCTGAAtggtttctctagctgaacgtatgatgaagtagtagcagaacgaaatttgaaaaattctccataagaatgaatggaaaCAATTTTGCAGAAGAAgttgaatatttccaaaagaaTAACAGAAACACCAAAAATACTGTTAGTAGTACTGTTGAAGTAATATTGGCTCcgtatttttacacatttttggtAATTTGATTACATACACAACAATGGTCAGGTTCTTCTTGAGGAGCTTCTCAGCCAgaggaacactgtttgaagaagTTGTCCATTGTGATGTTGCGACCtatgagagggagaaaagattGTAAATTTACTCGAAATCGAATTCTCTAAAATCTAACACCATAATAtgttgcattgcattgcattttattctattctactATTTTGACACAGTCACTGGGGATGAACTGTCTTCTGCAGTTGTCCAGGAAACAGTCCCACATGTACCTAAATGCAGCCATGCAGTTTTAGGAGTGGCTTTCAGATGGCTGTTGTTTATTTGAAGCTCTTGAAGGAAGAGGTAGCTGGTCACAACACAGAGACGCATCATCAGAACCCCAATCACAATGGCATGCCATCTGGATCGCAGTCTCTTCATGTCCTCATTCAGCCGCACGCCACCGCCGCCGATTCGGACATCTCCAGGAAGCTCTGGGGGTTTGTGCAGGGCGATACCCTAGAGCGAGGGAGGCAGCTTCTGCCTCGCTTGTTCCTCATTCAGAGTTTCACCTACAAAactatgaggaaaaaaaaggcttatGTTTAATAGTTTCCCCCTGAAAAAATAACCTATTATTATAATTAGTATCTCTAGGGGTAAATTAGGCCATTCAGGGCAATGTTGCAATTAaatattatttgattatttattttaagatttatttttgtgtcattttcacCTCCGTAGGAATCGAGGGAAGTGAAAGAGACTTTGAGGGTtctgtgtcttgtgtgtttttgccctGTCTCTGTTTCCCCCGCCTCTTTGTTCTTCCCCCTCAGCAGGGCTTGGCAGGCAGGGCTGACGAGGCACACCTGCAGCCATTCACTCATCACTCCCTCCATAAAGCCTCTGGTCTTCACCCTACTCCCCTGACAGATAATTCCGTCTTGTCGGTAGAGCTGACCATGTTCGCTTTGAGAATTTCTGTATGCTGCCTTGTGGTTTTTTCTCTCTCGTGTGTTTTTTCAGTTCTGTGTACCTCGCTGCCTCATCGCCTGAgttcctgtgttttttccccccgtgGTCCAACTCTCCGTAGGCCGTAACAGAGAGAGTGTTATGAGAGGCAACAATGTGTATCAATATGAGAAAGTACCTCATTGAGTACTCAGGGGTTTTCCTACTATTATAAGGCTTATGTGCAACACCCAAACTAATTTGGTCACCGCCTGAAGTGAATGTAAAACGAACATGGACAGACTCAAAACCATCTTAAAGACAGATCTAATGGTTTTAGTCACTCACCAATGGACTTCTTTGGCAAGTTTTATTATTAAGCTTTTTGAGTGTTGATTATCTATTATCTGCTCCAGCTATTCCAACTTCTGTACACATAAtactatattaataataatggtCTAAAAGGATTTGAACTCACACACTTTACTTAAAAGTGGCAAAAAATTTCGCTGGCAAGGAGGCTAAAATCCCAGCCAAATACTGGCACCTAAACCTTCCAcgaaaaaagggaaaacactGGTGTTTGCTAATTATCCAGAAAGATTATGTATATGGTTCAAGTTTAGAATAATTAATACGTGGAAGAACCTCATGTACCTTCTGTCAACTTGCTTctccaaccagcagtccaaaacacacatgtattatatacagtataaaagaGCAACCTTACATCTGCATGAACAGCTTCTCAGGTACAACAGGTGTACCATAAATGTATTATGACTTTTATTATTGACAGGTTGGTTATGAAATTGCATACACTGCGAAAGTAGAAATATGTATCCTTGACACCTACACACCCACTCCCAATATCATTATTGTTAGAGGGGACTTTTGTCTATTTGACTGTTGtcacaattgttttttttttcttcatatcaCACTGCACTGGATATTCACTGATCCCTCTCCTGGTATCCTTTCTCAGGTTTGACTGAGCCTCATCGTCGCTGAACAGGATGATTGACGTTCGGGCATGGGCGGAGTATGTGGTGGAGTGGGCTGCCAAAGACCCCTACGGTTTCCTCACCACTGTCATACTGGCCCTCACACCTGTCTTCATTGCCAGTGTGACCCACACTGAAtgtgttcacatttgttttaaattgtatttttatttgtaatataaTCCTGTTTCAGAGCAGTATTAACAGTACTTGTGCACTAGATAATCTCATGCTGCGGCACAGATGGGCCAGTAGGTGGCACTAGTAGAATGTTGACTGGCCAGGAAGCGTCTCTTTTTCTGGGAAGAGGAAGCTCCTCCTCATTCATACGAGAGCTGCCATGGTGAAAGCAACTTCTGCTCTTCGTTTCTTCTGTTACACAGGTTGGTCCAATGTTAAACAAATCATAACAAACAACGAACGTGATTATTAATATGAACATGATTAGAATATCGTGAAATAAGGGTCATAGCCTTAGCGTGTGTAGAGTGTGGAAACCgtttcagttttgtttacatCGGTGCTAGCAACAGTAGGCTAATGGCTGCTGCGCAGTGTAGTGCTAAATTTGAACTCCCGCTGTATTTAAGTTAAACAAGACCTCCTGTGCACGGATTATTCTTCTCTtttgtgtgttaaaatattGTCAAGTATAttgcattttctgtgtttcagagtATATTGTGTTGAGTTAAACTTTTACTTATTAGCTCTCAAGAAGTTACATGTGAGGCTCATTGATTGAGATGTTGTGAATAATGTGAAATGACTGAGAGTAATGTCAGTAATAGGGGTAAAGGATTCATATTCCTCGTTAAACATGGTTTAATACTGTGTGCTATATGTGCCTTTGAAACACTTGTGAAATATTTTGAGTATTTGTAATGACTAAGAGAGATAAAGATAATGTGTTTATCCTGAATAAATTCATACGAGAGCTGCCATGGTGAAAGCAACTTCTGCTCTTCGTTTCTTCTGTTACACAGTTACACAGTAATCTGCCTGCTTGTCCCTCCACTCGGGGACCTGCAACACCAGTACACTGCTGTCCTGGAAACTAGCCAAGATGATCGAGGCATGTGACCGggaacagaagaaaaagcaaaaacagcaGGAGAACATAGCCAAGGCCAAGAGGATCAAGAAAGACTGAGGCTGTGATGGTAGAACGAGGGTATAAGAAAAGGGAAGCAACCACCAAGCTCACAGCCCTCCttattcaaaataatgacacgGTGCCCTTCCTTGTTCCTGCCCTACACCCCACAGGCGTTAACAGTGCTGAGATGGACAGTACTGCCTGGAGGAAGCTTGTCCCGGTGGGACTTTGGTCAGCAAGAGCACAGTGGTCATCTGTATAATTTTTTGAAACAGAGATCCGCTAATGATCCTCTCATTAGTGTAGGTATTTAGTCTTTGTCCTCCCTCATGTCTTGGTCAGTTCGTTTCGTTTCCCCTCCATGATTTCCCATTCCCGACGTTCTCCGTGTTAGCCTGTGTCCATCTtggtctgtcttcctctgtgttcgTCCGTGTTTCCCCATGATGTCACCCTGTGTTCTCCACCAGCTTGTtcctcagtgtttcctccagtgaCTCCTCATGTCTCCGGTTTTGGTATGTTTGTAGCTTTTGTGtctggtttctcttttgatttgtaattttcttttatttgcactttgttttagtctttagttgctactttgtttttgtccttgtgttgtttctctgtattccccattttttgtagtttggctttgtttattaaaagctcgccttttgtttccccccaatcctgcctcctgtgtgtgtgtgtgtgtgtgtgtgtgtgtgtgtgtgtgtgtatgtatgtatgtatgtatatatatatatatatatatatatatacatacatacgcTTGCATATCACGCGTGACCGCAGTCataggtatgtgttataaacacaacaacacgaagtgttccCAAGAAATAGAAGTCCTACGTATCTGTTCCGGAGGGCTCCGGACTCCTGGAGCTGggacggagcagatacgcaacacagcggacctggtggaagttaacacatagactagagtgaaacctatcagctctgctgccatGATAGAGCGGAGCCGGACcggacacgtatctggtggaatctaGCCGTAAAAGGTTCCTCTCCATAATATTAGTCAGTACTCCAACAtattaaccctctaggcgccaaagtcgcattattgcgacaggcaacattgctgaataaaacagccatatctttaaatctactgccttgtgctgttactgcttgctaccactagatggccactagattcagcttcaatcctgatgtcatttgtgggtgtgtttctatgcaaaatatgagaaaaaaaagtttgaaacccgacaccagctgtcaAAGCGGCAGCGGCTGAGCGGCAGAtcggagaggagagagcagcggagCGGTGGCAGGAGCGTGCtggacagatagagagacagatagcgatttttgtaataaaaaacaaaatgccttaaccctctaggcgccaaagtcgcattattgcgacaggcaacattgctcattaaaacagcccatatctttaaatctactgccttgtgctgttactgcttgctaccactagatagccaatagattcagcttcaatcctgacgtcgtttgggggtgtgtttctatgcgaaatacctgagaaaaaaaagtttgaaacccgacaccggctgtcggagcggcagcggctaagcgggcagagtgggaggggagagagccgcggagcggtggcagaagtgtgctggacagatcgagagacagacaacgatttttgtaataaaaaacaaaatgcccaaaagactttacagtgtggatgaggtgcttgcacagatctttgctgatcgcgattcagaaggggacgatttgccctctgatgacgatcgctcgtcagagacgagtgactgacgatgctgcagctgcgcacactgtcacgcaagcaacacacgctgatcacggcgagagttttcttttctttttacaagttagattaggacatttactcctatcagattcctgttcatttactctgaggatgagaggatgaaaaaaaaaaaatctactgtgtaaatatgttcagaattccgttttactgaattttacctggtgacatacaaattagattagtaaatttactccaatcaaactcctgttcctttattttgaggatgagatgacaatataaatattttttttctgtgtaaatatgttcaaaaatcagttttactgaaagttactttcagtcacctggtcacgtcacaatatgcaaattagatgattaaatttactcccatcacaaactttaggtcattatgaatatttttctcatttacactatgaatttatctctcatcacttccaagctacagccttttgaaatcttacaatccaaacggaatattttcctaaataaactctggcgcctagagggttaacttAACTTTATACTTCAAATAATGCTTACTTGCCTCCATCAATGATGTTAAGTTTTTCATTACAAAACCAACCACCTCTCACATGCTagtcaaacatcacaaaaattGACTTCCatcttttacaaacacaaacataactAATGACTAACACTAACACATCTGGAAGACTTTACCCCCCAATACTGTAAAATTatgattgtttgtgtgaaaactTATGACAATTTTAAACGCCCTCAACACCATACAAAATGTACAcagaagtaaacaaacacacatccaaatttcaaacaataactttatttaacaattaaaacaacaaacacgaacaggaacatgaacaaaaaatataaacaacatttacacggcagcagagccaggaggagctgcaggaccGCCACCttctgctcctacaacaacataaaacacacaatcaaataACTTATTACACTTCAATTACACTCACATATAAAGGCAAATTTAACACTTACCGTCCTCACATGCTGCCAGCATCTCTGCGTCACTGATTTCTGAAAATACCCACAATCACCATTCTGTTACATGAAGTCGTTAAGTTATTCCCACACTTCATTTCCATACACTTATATTGCTAGCTTACACAGTAACTCTACTTACCAGCACTAACGCTGTACTGCGCTTCCTACACAATGACCATACTTTCCAGTTGTAACAGGCTGCAGCTTTTCATTGCACTTCTCCAGCTGTGCCTGCAGCTGGAGAAGTGCAGTGCCCTTCTTCTGGCACTCCCGCCTCAACATTGCCACCTGCTGGGAGGCAGCACTGGCCTTTCGCTTGTGCCTCATAGCAATGCTGATGCTCTCCTCGCCAAGTTGAAGGACCTGACGGTAGCGGTCATCAGGTTGTACGGCTGGGTCGAGACAACCATACTGCAACATACACAACGTACACAAATTTACCTAACAACACACAAGTAAAACAACtcgcacactaacacacattacacatgtattaaagaaaaagaaaaatatgttgacTGAAATGGTTTGTCAAGCTGTAGCCAAatcatattcccaatttgtaagTTCTCATACATGTTACACACCATTTTACTAGATAGGtgctaaaaaaattaaaaacatttacaacCTCACCCTACAACATGCTGTGTAGTGCAAAAATGACAGTTGAATATTTGACCAACACTGTTTTGTCGTAACATCATCTAAAAAACTATTCTGttcagttaaaatgttttttgtcttttcaacgTCATTTTCTATCTATGAAATCAATTTGTGCCTTTTCttgccaagcttctctcaagttCTACTCTTTTACATAATCAACAATCTACACAAATTTTCAGAaagctatttttctacttcttcttcacatcactattaattattattattaataatattgtttaacgTGAACCTCTCATCgtttcacataaaaatacatcaaacaaacaacaactttagCAGCCCTGTCAGTGTGATGGCGCGTTATGAcgtttctgtcatcactaacatactgttagtACTCAAGGAAGCTCTGACGCTTTGTtgtatatgttataatacaagatttaagcACTGAGCTACAAACAGgcaacattcatgattttgtacagtcaaactaaccagAAACTTCTTATTGAtaattataaagtttcaggacGTTCCTCTAACCATGATAACGCACAGTGCCACAGGTAAGGGAGAGATGCTGAATGAAgccatt
This is a stretch of genomic DNA from Pagrus major chromosome 2, Pma_NU_1.0. It encodes these proteins:
- the LOC141008002 gene encoding small integral membrane protein 15-like; the protein is MIDVRAWAEYVVEWAAKDPYGFLTTVILALTPVFIASALLSWKLAKMIEACDREQKKKQKQQENIAKAKRIKKD